Genomic window (Polaromonas sp. JS666):
CGGCCAGGCCGTATGGCGTGCCGCGGCCTGTCGTGAAGACATGCAGATTCATGCCGGCAGCGAGCTGCAGCGTGCCGCAGATAAAGTCGCTGGCCGGCGTCGCCGCGTAGATCAGGCCTTTTTGTCTGACTTTTTCACCCGGCGACAGCACGCCGCTGATGGGCGCCGTGCCCGACTTGACGATGGAGCCCATGGCTTTTTCGACGATGTTGGACAAGCCGCCCTTCTTGTTGCCAGGCGTGGTGTTGGCGCTGCGGTCAACCCGGCCTTTTTGCAGGTAAGCGTCGTACCAGGCCATCTCGCGGATCATCGCTTCGGCCACTTCCGGCGTGGAGGCACGCGACGTAAGCTGATCAATGCCATCCCGGACCTCGGTGGTCTCGGAGAACATCACCGTGGCACCGGCGCGCACCAGCAAATCGGTGGCAAAACCCACCGCCGGATTGGCCGTCACGCCGGAAAAAGCATCGCTGCCGCCACACTGCACACCCACCACCAGTTCACTGGCGGGGACGGTTTCGCGCCGGCGGGCATCAAGCCGCTCCAGGTGCAGCAAGGCCGTCTCCATGATGGAGTCGATCATCGACATGAAGCCCACGTGGTGTTCGGATTGCAGGCAGACCACATCGAGCTCGGCCTCGGCGCTAATGCCCACATCGGCCACATTGCGTTCGTCGACGATCTGAATGGTGCCGGGCGGCAGCAGGCGCTCGGGCTGGAGCTTTTCGCAGCCCAGGCTCACCACCATCACCTCACCGCCAAAGTTCGGGTTGAGCGTGATGTTACGCAGGGTGCGGATCGGAATGATCGCGTCCGGGGCGTCGATGGCCACGCCGCACCCATAGGTGTGCTCCAGGCCCACCACATCATCCACGTTCGGGAAGCGCGGCAGCAACTCATCCTTGATGCGCTTGACGGCAAACTCCACCACGCCCGCCACACACTGCACGGTCGTGGTGATGGCGAGAATGTTGCGGCTGCCGACCGATCCGTCCGGGTTGCGGTAGCCCTCAAAGGTATAGCCCTCCAATGGCGGCAGCACCGGCGGCCGCACGGTGGCGATGGGCAAATTGTCGAGCTCGCGCGCCGAAGGCATCTCCAGCAGCCGCTCATGCACCCAGCTCCCGGCCGGGATGTCCTTGAGCGCATAGCCGATGGGCACGTTGTAACGCAGCACCGCGGTGCCCTTGGGCAAATCGACCAGCGCGACCTTGTGACCCTGCGGCACCTGCTCGCACAGCCGCAAACCGCTGTCAAATACCGTTCCTGCAGGCAGGCCGCCGTCGTTGGCCACGATCGCAACATTGTCATGATCGTGCATGGTGATGTACAGCGGCGCCCTCTTCGTCGCGGTGCCTGGAGCGGCCTGCGGCGCGGCCTTTGCTGCGGCCTGTGTGGGGGGATTGGGGGAGGTCATGGTGAAACTATCTTCTGACGAAAACGCTTACTTGTACAGCGCCGGCAGCCACAGCGAGAAGGCCGGCACGTAGGTCACCAGCAGCAGACAGACGCCGAGCGCGCCGTAGAACGGGCCGATCGAGCGCATCACCTGCCCGACCGAGATGCCGCCAATGGCGCAGCCGACGAATTGCACCGACCCGACCGGCGGCGTGTTCAGGCCCAACGCGCAGTTGATCAGCATCACGATGCCGAACTGCACCGGGTCCATGCCGAACTGCATCGCAATCGGCATGAAGATCGGCGTGCAGATCAGGATGGTCGCCGCCATGTCGAGAAAGGTGCCGAGGATGAACAGCAGCACGTTGATCATCAGGAAGATGACCCAGGGCTCGCTGCTCACCGACTTCATCAGCTCGCCGGTCAGTTGCGGCACCTCGTACAGCGCCATGAAGTAGCCGAAGGCGGCCGAGATGCCGATCAGCAGCAGGACCACACCGGTGGTCTTGCAGGCTTTGGCGCAAGCCTTGAGAAAGTTGTTCCACGTCAGCGTCTTGTAGACAAGCACTGTGATCGCCAGCGCCCAGGCGACCGCGATCGATGCCGACTCGGTGGCCGTGAATGCACCCGACAGGATGCCGGCGAGGATGATCACCACCACCAGCAGGCCGGGCAGCGCGGCGCCGAAGGCGCGCAACACCTCGCCCCAGCCGGGGAAGGCGCCGTGTGTCGGGTAGCCGCGCTTGACGGCCACGTAGTAGGCAGCGCCCAGGTTGCACAGGGTCAGGATCACCGCCGGAACCAGGCCCGCGAGGATCAGGCTCAGCACACTGACCGAGGCGATGCCCGAGGTGGCCAGCGTGAAGATGATCATGTTGTGCGAGGTCGGCATGATGGCGCCCACCAGTGCCGCGTGTGTGGTGACGTTGACCGCGTAGTCGGCGTCATAGCCTTCCTTCTTCATCAGCGGAATCATCACCGAGCCCATGGCTGACACATCGGCCAGCGGCGAGCCGGCGACGCCCCCGAACAGCGTGCAGCCGATCACGTTGCTCATGCCCAGGCCGCCGCGCACATGGCCGACCAGGCTGTTGGCGAAGCGCACGATGCGCTCGGCAATGCCGCCGTAGAGCATCAGCTCGCCGGCGAAGACAAAAAACGGAATAGCCAGGAACGAGAACACCTGCATGCCGCCGACCATTTTCTGGAACACCACCGCAATCGGCAGACCGGCGGCGATGATGGTGGCGACCGACGACAGGCCGATGGCAAACGCGACCGGCACGCCAATCACGAGGAAGAGCGTGAAGCTCAGGGCGAGTACGGTCAGTTCCATGCGGGCTCCACTACTTGGCCGCGCACCAGCGCGATCACATGTTCAATTGAAAACAGGACGATCAGCACGCCGGCAATCACCACCGGCAGGTAGTCGATGCCATCCGGGACGGGCAACATGGGTTTTTTCTCGCCCCATTTGGCGGCCATCCATAACCAGCCACCGTAGACCATCAGCGCACCGAAGCCGCCGACAAGAACATGAATCAGGATTTCGATGCGGTGCTGCCACTTCTCGGGCAGCAGCACAACGAGGGACTCCAGGCCAATGTGGCCGGCATCGCGCACACCGACCGCCACGCCGAATGCAGTGACGAACAGCACCAGCAACAGGGCCAGTGCTTCGGCCCATGTCGGCGTGTCATTGAAGACGTAACGTCCAATGACCTGCCACTGGACGCACAGGACAACCGCGAGCAGCCCGATCACGGCCAGGATCAGGCTGAGCTTGGACAGCATTGCGCAAAATTTTGTGTACATGGATTAATCTTTTTCTGACCCGGCCGTCCCACCGCCCCGCAAAGGACAGGAAGACAGGCGCCCCCCGCCTTGCGGCAGGAGGCATGGCCTGCCCGGCAGCTTACTTGGTGTCCTGGACCGCTTTAACGAGGCGCTTCATGTCGGGCGTGGTCATGAACTTGTCGTAGACCGGGCCCATTACGGCCTGGAACGACTTCTTGTCCACTTCCACGATCTCGGCGCCAGCGGCCTTGACATTGGCCAGTGACTTCGCTTCCTGCTCGTCCCACTTCTGGCGCTCGAATGCCACCGACTCCTTGGCCGCCGCGCGGATCATGTCCTGCTCGGCCTTGGGCAGCTTGTCATAGATGATCTTGGACATCACCAGGATCTCGGGCGCCATCGAATGCTCGGTCTTGGAGTAGACCTTCACGGCTTCCACGTGTTTGGCCGTGTCGAACGACGGAATGTTGTTCTCGGCGGCGTCAATCAGGCCGGTCTTCAGGCCGGTATAGACCTCGCCATAAGGCATGGGGGTGGCGTTGGCGCCCATCGCGCTGACCAGCGCGACCCAGAGGTCGGATTGCTGGACACGGATCTTCAGGCCCTTGGCATCAGCGACGGTCCTGATCGGCTTCTTCGCGTAGATGGAGCGTGCACCACTGTCATAAAAAGCCAGGCCGATGAAACCGGCAGACTCGCAGCTCTTCAGGATCTCGTCACCGACCGGGCCGTCGAGCGACTTGCGCATGTGCGCGATGGAGCTGAACAGGAAGGGCATTGTCGGCACCTGGGTCAGCGGACAGATGGCGTTCATCGGGCCGACATTGACGCGCGTGAAGTCGAGCGCGCCAATCTTCACCTGGTCGATGGTTTCCTTCTCGCTGCCGAGTGCCTGCTTGTTGAAAACCTTGATCTTGTGTTTGCCGCCGCTCTTTTTCTCGAGAAGCTCGCCCATGTACTTGACGGCCGCGACGGTGGGGTAGTCATCAGCGTTGTGCGTGTCGGCCGAGCGGAACTCGGTGGCCTGGGCAGCACCCATGCCAAGGCCCGCCAGCAAAGCGGCAAGGGCGGCCGAGCGAATAGCCGAAATGCGGGGAGTTCTGTTTGTCATGATGCGATGTCTCCTGAGTTATGGTTGCGCGTTGAAATGGGAAAGCTACTGCGAAAACGGCGTTTCGGCAATGCCGCGAACGCCGGGATGGGCCACGAACACCGCGCCCGCCAGCGCGGGCTCATAGCCGGCGATAGGTTGCGCGGGGGTGATGGAGGCGATGAAGAGCTGGTCCATGCGTGCGCCGCCGAAGCAGCACATCGAAGGCTTCGCGGCCGGAACTGCAATGGAGCGGTCCAGCTTGCCCGCAGGCGTGAAGCGGTGAACCAGACCGGCATCGTTGCCGCAAATCCAGTAACAGCCCTCCTCGTCGACAGCGGCGCCATCGGGTCGCCCCGGCAGCGGCTTCATGTCAACAAACACCCGCTGGTTCGTGGGCGTGCCGGTGTCGGTGTCGTAATCGAAGGCCCAGATGGTCTGCACTGACGGATGGGAGTCCGACAGGTACATGGTGCGCCCGTCAGGGCTGAAAGCCAGGCCATTGGGCGTGATGAAGCCGCTCAGGAGGTTTCTCAGCTCGCCATTTTTTTCATGGCTGTAGAGGCAACCCGCACGGGAACCGAGAGCCATATCGAGCACCATGGTGCCGGCCAGGAAGCGCCCCTGGCGGTCGCAGCGGCCGTCGTTGAAGCGCATGCCAGCCTGCGCATGCCGCACCCCGGCCAGCAGCCGGACATCAAGACGGCCGCCATCATGCGGCTGCAATTCGAATACGCCAGTTTCCATGCCCGCCACCCAGCCCGACTGCGTGCCCCGCGGGGCAATGCAAGCGAGCATTTCAGGCGCCAGCCAGTGGCTGGTGCGCCCTGTTGCGGCCTCCCAGCGGCACAGCTTGCGCGCCGGAATGTCGACCCAATACAGCGCCTGCTCGGCGGCATGCCAGACCGGGCTTTCGCCCGTGGCATTGCGCGCATCGAGCAGCAGCTCGGCCCGCGTCGCGTCCGTGAGGGTGCTCATGCGGTCAGTCGCCGAAGGGGCCGGCCACGACAAAACCGCCGCCCTGGTATTGAACCACCGGATCATTCAGATCCGGCTGGGGGGTGCGCGCATACACCGCATCGCGGAAAACATCCGAGCTGTCTTTCGGCACATAGCCGATGTGGCGAGCGCGGCTGTTGTCCCACCAGGTCACGGCGTTGTCAGACATGCCAAAAATGATGCTGTGGCCCAGCACCGGCGTCGTCAGGCAGGCGGTGATGAGGCGGTGCAGGTCGTCATAGCTCAGCCAGGTGGCCAGCATGCGGCGGTCCCTGGGCTCGGGAAATGAAGAGCCGATGCGCACGCAGGCGGTTTCTATGCCGTAGCGGTCAAAGTAGAGCCGCGCCAGGTCTTCCCCAAACGCCTTGCTCAAGCCATAAAAGCCGTCGGGCCGTGGCGGATGATCCGCAGTGATCGTCTGGTCCTGGCGGTAAAAGCCGGTGACGTGGTTGGAACTGGCAAACACCACACGCTTGACGCCGTGTTTGCGCGCAGCCTCATAAAGGTTGTAGGCGCCAAGGATGTTGGCCTGCAGGATGGGCCCGAACGGCCCTTCGACCGAAACGCCACCCAGGTGGATGATGGCATCCATCCCCTTGACCATCTCGTTGACGGCAGCCGCATCGGCCAGGTCGGCCAGCACCACTTCCTCGCCCACAGCAGCATCGCCAAACGGCTGGACATCGGACAAGCGAAGCACCGAGCAATTGGCCTTCAGGCGCTCGCGCAAGGCTTTTCCCAGACCGCCGGCAGCACCGGTCAGCAAGAGTTTTTCATGAACTTTGATTGTCATTTTGGGCATCCTGGTCGGATTGCGAATTGGAACTGGACTTTTTCATGAAGTTTGTTAAAGTCAAACAAGTCGTCAGTCATAGGTTGTCTGATGACTGGGAATTCTCCAACCCCTCCATTTGCTTGTCAACGGTTTTTTAATGACCCTCAGGAAAACCCTTAGTCATCCCGAGCCCCTGCCCGCGCGCCACCTGGCGGCGCCAGGCGCACGCCGTCCGCGCGGACTGGTCGGTGAAATCGTCGAAAGCCTGGCCAACAGCATTCGCGATGGCCAGTTGCAGCCCGGCGCGAAGCTGCCGACAGAAGCAGAAATCATGGCCCGGTTCGATGTCAGCCGCACGGTGGTTCGCGAATCGCTGTCGCGGCTTCAGGCGTCCGGCCTGGTCGAGACCCGGCATGGCATCGGCACCTTTGTACTGCCCCCGCAGGAAAGCGGCAACTTCAGGATCATGGCGGAAGACTTCGCCACGGTAGCCGATGTCATTTCAGTGCTCGAGTTGCGCATCAGCCTTGAAACCGAGGCCGCAGGCCTGGCGGCCCAGAGGAGAACGCCCGAGAACCTGCTGGCCATGCAAAATGCACTGCGTGCCTTTCGGGAGTCCATCAATGATGACTCCGACGCCGTGCCGCCCGACTTCCAGTTTCACATGGAAGTGGCCCGCTCCACAGGCAACCGGCATTTCGCCGACCTGATGACCTACCTGGGCACCATGATCATTCCGCGCACGCGCGTGAACATCGTGCACAACGCGCCCGAAGGCCGGCTGAACTATCTCGAACGCGTGAACAGCGAGCATGAAAGCATCTACAGCGCCATCAGCAACCAGGATGCCGAGGCCGCCCGCGCCGCCATGCGGACCCACCTGTCCAACAGCCGGGAGCGCCTGCGTCGCGGCAACAATCTGCTCTCCATGCAACCTCCGGACGGGCTCGCGAACCAGGCCTGACTGGCTCTGTGACACCTCTGTTGCGATGGCGTCGCATGGAGCCATGTTGTACGACAACTGACAATTAAGTGCAGCGTAGCAACCCACCCGCCCGCCCCTCACCAGGAAGCACCTGCGGCTGACGCAGCCCTCAGCTTCGATACCCACCCCGTCAAGACACACCCAGCGGCATTTCATTCCACGGCTGCGCGCATGGTCGGCTGCAGGACCGGGTCAGCCCGCGTCCAACCCTGAAAACACCCCGCGGACGGCCCGCACCCGCACCCGGAGCAGGACCCAGGCAAGCCTGAACACCACCCCAGATCCGCGGCAGTAGCCCATGGCCATGCCATGTTTTGCCCGACCACGCCGGTCTCGCAATGCGACACCGGCACGCCCGCATTTTCTTATGGCATGCGGGTTAACACCGATAAAACAGGCTGAAAAGGCAATTGAATTAGTTATGTTTTATAACCACAATTCACCCACCAACCAAAGCTGACCATGACTTCCAACACCTCTTCCACCGACATCCAGCTAGACATTCGCGGCGCGCATCAAGAGATCGCAGTGATCCGCCTGAGCCGCGTTGCCAAACGTAATGCCGTCAACGACAGCCTGATTCTGGCCTTGCGTGACATCTTCGAAAAACTGCCCACAACCGTCCGTGCTGCCGTGATCCACGGCGAGGGCGAGCACTTCTGCGCCGGCCTGGACCTGGGCGAACTGGAGGAGCGCGACGCCGGCCAGGGCATGCACCATTCGCGCATGTGGCACGCCGCGCTCGAACGGGTGCAGTTCGGCCCGGTTCCGGTGATTGCCGCGCTGCAAGGCGCCGTGGTCGGCGGCGGACTAGAGCTGGCCAGCGCCTGCCATATCCGCGTAGCCGATGAGACTGCCTTCTATGCGCTGCCGGAGGGCTCTCGCGGCATTTTTGTCGGCGGTGGCGGATCGGTTCGCATCCCCAAGCTGATAGGCGTCGCACGCATGACCGACATGATGCTGACCGGCCGGGTCTACAACGCACAAGACGGCGAGCGCGCCGGCTTTGCGCAGTACCTCGTACCCGAGGGCCAAGCCTTCGACAAGGCCATGGAACTGGCCGCACGTGTGGCGCAAAACGCCCCCCTGACGAATTACGCACTGATGCATGCCCTGCCCCGGATTGCCGAGCAGCCGGCCGAGCAGGGCTACCTGACGGAAGCCCTGATGGCGGCCATTGCCCAAAGCGCGCCTGAGGCCAAGGACCGGGTCCGCGCCTTCCTCGAAGGCCGGGCTGCCAAGGTGCAGAAAAGCTGAAGCCGCGCGGCCCAGCACGGAACGACATATCACCCCATCACGCAACAAGCACAACAAGAAAAACGCGAGCACGCCCGGAAGAGACAAGCATGACCAGCCCGAAATTTCGTCCCCTGACTTTTGGTGTCACCCGCGTCAATCTGCGCGACGGCGCGCCTGGCGTGCACTACCTGCGTGCCGATCAGCCCCTGCTGGACTACCCCGGCCGAATGACCGACCGCCTGCAGCACTGGGCGCAGGTGGCACCCGACCGGACCTTCATGGCGCGACGCGAAAAGCTTGCCGACTGCGGCACGGGCGACTGGCGTCATGTGAGCTACGCCAACGCCTGGGCCAGCGCATGCAGCATCGCCCAGGCGCTGATCAACCGCGGCCTGAGCGTGGATCGGCCGGTGGCCATCCTGTCCGAGAACGATCTCGAGCACGCGCTGCTGGGATTGGGCTGCATGTTGGCCGGGGTGCCCTTTGTGCCGGTCTCGCCGGCCTATTCGCTGGTCAGCCAGGATTTCGACAAACTGCGCCACGTGTTCAGGACGGTGACGCCCGGCCTGGTCTTTGCAGCAGACGCGACGCGCTACGGCCGGGCCATCAAGGCGGCCGTTGACGCCGACATTGAAGTGGCGTTGACCAGCGGCGAGATGGACGGCCGTGGCAGCACCTCGTTTGCGGAGTTGCTGGCCACGCCTGTCACGGCCCAGGTCGACGCCGCAATGGCCGCCACGGGGCCAGACACCATCGTGAAATTCCTGTTCACCAGCGGCTCGACCAAGCTGCCCAAGGCGGTGATCAACACCCAGCGCATGTGGTGCGCCAACCAGCAGCAAATGACGCAGTCCATGCCCGTGCTGGCCAGCGAACCGCTGGTCCTGGTGGACTGGCTGCCCTGGAACCATACCTTTGGCGGCAACCATAACTTTGGCATGGTGGTCTTCCACGGCGGCACGATGTACATCGACGACGGCAAGCCCACCCCCGCGCTCATGGCAGAGACCCTGCGCAACCTGCGGGAGATTGCACCGACGGTGTATTTCAACGTGCCGACGGGGTTCGAGGCCATTGCCAACGCCATGAAGACCGATGACACCCTGCGCAAAAACCTGTTGTCACGGGTGAAGATGTTCTTTTATGCCGGTGCCTCGCTGGCCCAGCCAGTCTGGGACAGCCTGTACGCATCACAGGAAAGAGAAGTCGGGGAGCGCATCGTCATGACCACCGGACTGGGCATGACCGAGTCGGGGCCCTTTGCGATTTTTGTCACCAACCCGAACGTCAAGGCGGGCGACCTGGGCGTGCCGACACCGGGGATGGAACTCAAGCTGGTCGACATGGATGGCAAGACCGAAGTGCGCTACCGCGGCCCCAACATCTCGCCGGGCTACTGGCGCGACCCCAAGGAGTCGGCGGCGCATTTTGACGAGGAAGGCTTTTTTTGTTCGGGCGATGCGGTCAAGTGGATTGACGAGACCGACGTTCACCAGGGATTGAAGTTTGACGGCCGCATTGCCGAAGACTTCAAGCTGGCCACCGGCACCTTCGTGAGCGTGGGCCCCCTGCGCGCCCGGATCGTGGCAGCCGGCGCACCCTACATACAGGACGTGGTGCTGACCGGCATCAACCTGAAAGAGGTGGGCGCCATGGTGTTCCCGACCCAGGCTGTGCGTGCGTTGAGCGGCCTCGACGCCGGCGCACCGATGGCCGATGTGCTGTCCAGCGCGCCGGTGATTGCCCACTTCCAGCATGTGATCGACACCCTGGCCAAAACCGCGTCCGGCAGTGCCGGCCGCATTGCGCGCATGTGCCTGCTCGCCGAGCCGCCCACCCTGGACCGGGGTGAAGTCACCGACAAGGGCTCGATCAACCAGCGCGCCGTGCTGGCGCACCGCGCCGAAACGGTAGAGGCGTTGCATGCCGACAGGCTGCACACCATCCTGAAACCACAAGCGCTTTAAAGGAACCCCCTCATGGCCACCCCAGGCTTTTTCTCCCACTTTGACGACATCTGGATGCTGGACGGCGTGCGCACGCCCATGGTCGATTACTGTGGCGCACTCGGCCACATTTCGCCCACGGACCTGGGCATCAAGGCCGCGCGCTCCGCCCTGGAACGCAGCGGCGTGCCAGCCGCGCATATCGGCTCCGTCATTGCCGGCAACATGGCGCCGGGCGACTTTGACCAGTTCATGCTGCCGCGCCACATTGGCCTGTATGCGGGCGTACCGCTGGAGGTGCCTGCCCTGATGGCGCAGCGTATTTGCGGCACCGGTTTTGAGCTGTTCCGGCAGGCCGGCGAGCACATCCAGAGCGGCGCCTGCGAGGCGGCCCTGGTGGTGGGCGCCGAGAGCATGACGCGCAACCCGATTGCCGCCTTTGACCACCGCACCGGCTTCAAACTGGGCGCGCCGGTCGGTTTCAAGGACTACATGTGGGAGGCCTTGAAAGACTCGGCGGCGGGTATCAACATGATCCAGACGGCCGAGAACCTGGCCAAAAAATACGGCGTCACGCGCGAGCAGGTCGACGAATTTGCCTCGCAATCGTTTGCCAGGGCCGTCGCAGCGCAGCAATCCGGCTTCCACGCGGGCGAGATCGTGCCGGTGGTGTCTGAAACATTCGGGCTTGAAGGCTACGCATCGCGCAGTATCAAGCTGCAGGGCAAGCTCACCGAAGTGGCGCAGGACACCCACGCCCGCATTTCACCCGCCGAGGTGCTGGCCAAACTCCGCCCGGTGTATGAAGGCGGCGTCCAGACCGGTGGCAACAGCGCGGCGCTGGTCGATGCGGCTGCGGCGGCCATTGTGGCCTCCGGCAGCTATGCCAAAGCCCATGACAAAAAGCCACTCGCACGCGTGGTTGCCGCCGCCGTGGTGGGCGTGCCACCCGAGATCATGGGCATCGGCCCGGCACCAGCCATTCGCCTGCTGCTGGAGCGCACCGGCATGACGCTGGACCAGATTGGCCGCTTCGAGATCAATGAAGCCCAAGGCGCGCAAACATTGGCCGTAGGCCGCGAGCTGGAACTGGATTTGAACAGGCTCAACGTCAACGGCGGCGCCATCGCACTCGGCCATCCGCTCGCCACCACCGGCGTGCGCCTGACCATCACGCTGGCGCGCGAACTCAGGCGTGCCGGTCTGCGCTGGGGCATTGCATCGGCCTGCATTGGCGGCGGACAGGGCATCGCCTTGCTGCTGGAAAACCCGGGCGCGGCCTGACGCAACCAAATAGCAAACCAGTAGCGAACTAATAGCGAACTAATAGCGAACCAGTAGTAGCAAACCAGAATTTTTGAAAGCCTGACATGAATATTCAAGGACAAGCCGCCCTGGTCACCGGCGCAGGCTCCGGACTCGGGGAAGCCACTGCGCGCGAGCTGGCCCGTCTGGGCGCGAAAGTCGCGGTGCTTGACGTGAATCTCGCCAACGCCGACAAGGTCGCCGCCGAAATCAACGCGGCGCACGGAGACGGCAGCGCCATAGCCTGCCAATGCGACATCACCGACACCGAAAGCCTGCAGGCTGCCATCGCCAAAGCGACGGCCGCGCATGGCACTGCCCGCATTCTGATGAGCATTGCCGGTATAGGCAGTGCCAAACGCGTGGTCAGCCGCGACGGCTCACCGGCCCCGCTGGAGGACTTTGTGCGCGTGGTGAACGTCAACCTGATCGGCACCTACAACGTGGCCCGCCTGTTTGCGGCAGAGTGCGCCAAGCTGGCGCCGCAGGAGGACGGCGAGCGCGGTGTGATGGTCTTCACCGCCTCGGTGGCCGCCTTTGATGGCCAGGTCGGCCAGCAAGCCTACAGCGCGTCCAAGAGTGGGGTCGTCGGCATGACCTTACCCATGGCCCGCGACCTGGCGCAGCACGGTATTCGGGTTTGCACCATCGCCCCCGGCCTGTTTGCAACACCGCTGATGAGAACCCTGCCCGAGCCGGTGCAGCAGTCGCTGGCCGACAGCATTCCGTTTCCTCCGCGCCTGGGCAAACCGGAAGAGTTCGCCCAACTGGCCAGCCACATCGTCACCAACATGCACCTGAACGGCGAAGTGATTCGTCTCGACGGCGCTCTGCGCATGGCGCCACGCTGACCCGGGAGCCCTTCATGAGCAAGACCACCGTCTACGACATCAAGGTGCAGTTCGGCGACTGCGACCCGGCCGGCATCGTGTTCTTCCCCAACTTTTCGAAGTGGATGGACGCCGCCTCGCTGCACTTCTTCATGGAATGCGGCGTGCCGCCATGGCGTGAACTCGTCAAGACCACGGGCATCGTCGGCACGCCCCTGCTGGAGATCCACACCCGGTTCATGCGCCCCGCCACCTACGGCCAGACGCTGCACATCCACACCAGCATCGAGGAGTGGCGCGACAAGGTGTTCATCCAGAAGCACATCGTCAAGCGCGGCGAAGAGGTGCTGTGCGAAGGCCGCGAAACCCGCGCCTTCGTGGTCCGCCCGGCGGGCGAACCCGACCGCATCAAGGCCATCCCGATTCCGGACGACATCAAGGCCAGGTGCTTTGAGTAGCTGAGCCCATTGATCTTCAAGAACCTGCATTTTTAATTCAACGAGACAAGCCCATGACGACACACCGCGCCGCCTGCATGCAACCAGACGTGGCGCGCGGCATGGCGCAATCGGCCGATCTGCTCGGGACGGACGCCGAGGAATGGCGCCGCCTGATCAAGACCCTTGGGCTCTCAGCCGAGTCTTGATGCGCTTGCCTTCCACTGGTCCATTCGCTTCCCTCGCTTTCCCCGCCTACCTAACTACAAGGAGACATTTCATGCAAACACGTCGCAATTTCATTCAGACCTCGGCGGCGCTCGCCGCAGCGACCGCCGGCCTCGCGCCTTTTTCTGCCTTCGCGCAGGCGCTGGAGCAGGTCAAGATTCTTTACGGCTTTCCGGCCGGCAGCTCAGGCGACATTTGCGCGCGCCGCGTGGGCGACAGGCTCGGCGGTACCGCTTACGCCAAAAACAACGCGATCGTGGACACCAAGGCCGGCGCCGGCGGCCGCATTGCGCTGGAAGGGCTCAAGATGGCCGCGGCGGACGGGTCTGTGTTGGCGATGACACCGTTCTCATGCATGTCGCTGTATCCGCACATCTACAAAAAACTGGCTTATGACCCGTTCAAGGACTTTGTACCCGTGGGCACCGCCTCCGTGATGCACCATGGCCTGGCTGTCGGGCCCCTTGTGCCAGGCTCGGTCAAGAACGTCCAGGACTTTCTCGCATG
Coding sequences:
- the garD gene encoding galactarate dehydratase, with translation MHDHDNVAIVANDGGLPAGTVFDSGLRLCEQVPQGHKVALVDLPKGTAVLRYNVPIGYALKDIPAGSWVHERLLEMPSARELDNLPIATVRPPVLPPLEGYTFEGYRNPDGSVGSRNILAITTTVQCVAGVVEFAVKRIKDELLPRFPNVDDVVGLEHTYGCGVAIDAPDAIIPIRTLRNITLNPNFGGEVMVVSLGCEKLQPERLLPPGTIQIVDERNVADVGISAEAELDVVCLQSEHHVGFMSMIDSIMETALLHLERLDARRRETVPASELVVGVQCGGSDAFSGVTANPAVGFATDLLVRAGATVMFSETTEVRDGIDQLTSRASTPEVAEAMIREMAWYDAYLQKGRVDRSANTTPGNKKGGLSNIVEKAMGSIVKSGTAPISGVLSPGEKVRQKGLIYAATPASDFICGTLQLAAGMNLHVFTTGRGTPYGLAEVPVIKVATRSDLARRWHDLMDVNAGRIADGDATIEELGWELFHLMLEVASGRKKTWAEHWKLHNALVLFNPAPIT
- a CDS encoding TRAP transporter large permease; this encodes MELTVLALSFTLFLVIGVPVAFAIGLSSVATIIAAGLPIAVVFQKMVGGMQVFSFLAIPFFVFAGELMLYGGIAERIVRFANSLVGHVRGGLGMSNVIGCTLFGGVAGSPLADVSAMGSVMIPLMKKEGYDADYAVNVTTHAALVGAIMPTSHNMIIFTLATSGIASVSVLSLILAGLVPAVILTLCNLGAAYYVAVKRGYPTHGAFPGWGEVLRAFGAALPGLLVVVIILAGILSGAFTATESASIAVAWALAITVLVYKTLTWNNFLKACAKACKTTGVVLLLIGISAAFGYFMALYEVPQLTGELMKSVSSEPWVIFLMINVLLFILGTFLDMAATILICTPIFMPIAMQFGMDPVQFGIVMLINCALGLNTPPVGSVQFVGCAIGGISVGQVMRSIGPFYGALGVCLLLVTYVPAFSLWLPALYK
- a CDS encoding TRAP transporter small permease produces the protein MYTKFCAMLSKLSLILAVIGLLAVVLCVQWQVIGRYVFNDTPTWAEALALLLVLFVTAFGVAVGVRDAGHIGLESLVVLLPEKWQHRIEILIHVLVGGFGALMVYGGWLWMAAKWGEKKPMLPVPDGIDYLPVVIAGVLIVLFSIEHVIALVRGQVVEPAWN
- a CDS encoding TRAP transporter substrate-binding protein; translation: MTNRTPRISAIRSAALAALLAGLGMGAAQATEFRSADTHNADDYPTVAAVKYMGELLEKKSGGKHKIKVFNKQALGSEKETIDQVKIGALDFTRVNVGPMNAICPLTQVPTMPFLFSSIAHMRKSLDGPVGDEILKSCESAGFIGLAFYDSGARSIYAKKPIRTVADAKGLKIRVQQSDLWVALVSAMGANATPMPYGEVYTGLKTGLIDAAENNIPSFDTAKHVEAVKVYSKTEHSMAPEILVMSKIIYDKLPKAEQDMIRAAAKESVAFERQKWDEQEAKSLANVKAAGAEIVEVDKKSFQAVMGPVYDKFMTTPDMKRLVKAVQDTK
- a CDS encoding SMP-30/gluconolactonase/LRE family protein — encoded protein: MSTLTDATRAELLLDARNATGESPVWHAAEQALYWVDIPARKLCRWEAATGRTSHWLAPEMLACIAPRGTQSGWVAGMETGVFELQPHDGGRLDVRLLAGVRHAQAGMRFNDGRCDRQGRFLAGTMVLDMALGSRAGCLYSHEKNGELRNLLSGFITPNGLAFSPDGRTMYLSDSHPSVQTIWAFDYDTDTGTPTNQRVFVDMKPLPGRPDGAAVDEEGCYWICGNDAGLVHRFTPAGKLDRSIAVPAAKPSMCCFGGARMDQLFIASITPAQPIAGYEPALAGAVFVAHPGVRGIAETPFSQ
- a CDS encoding NAD-dependent epimerase/dehydratase family protein, producing the protein MTIKVHEKLLLTGAAGGLGKALRERLKANCSVLRLSDVQPFGDAAVGEEVVLADLADAAAVNEMVKGMDAIIHLGGVSVEGPFGPILQANILGAYNLYEAARKHGVKRVVFASSNHVTGFYRQDQTITADHPPRPDGFYGLSKAFGEDLARLYFDRYGIETACVRIGSSFPEPRDRRMLATWLSYDDLHRLITACLTTPVLGHSIIFGMSDNAVTWWDNSRARHIGYVPKDSSDVFRDAVYARTPQPDLNDPVVQYQGGGFVVAGPFGD